The following proteins come from a genomic window of Malus sylvestris chromosome 4, drMalSylv7.2, whole genome shotgun sequence:
- the LOC126618666 gene encoding TMV resistance protein N-like isoform X1 has translation MTKEAAAAASSSSTPPWKYHVFLSFRGEDTRFNFTGHLCRALRQKGINTFMDDYLSRGEEISPALLKAIEESRISVIVFSEKYASSRWCLDELVKIIDCKKSNQQMVIPVFYKVSPSDVRNQKGCFGDGLAGLECNYKDNVDKIHKWRPALSEAGNLSGWTLLDKNEDESKLIHNIVEGISAQLISRTYLHVADYPVGIEHRAQEVNDLLHVGRNDVRMVGLWGTGGIGKSTIAKDVYNNLISHNFEGSCFLSEVREKSMTEGLAKLQETLLYEILGDDKLKVANVDKGITLIKERLSSKRILLVLDDVNDMKQLRCLAGGSDGWFGMGSRIIITTRDKKLLTAHHHNISIYEVKKLNDHESLELFSLNAFKSKGPLDGYAELADHAIRRAQGLPLVLRVLGSHLYGGSIDNWQDILDGLIKSREIRDVLKISYDALDVDVKKVFLDIACFFKGGGSNYVIEILEGCGLNPKYSIDVLIKKALVNIDRGVIWMHDLVEEMGKEEVRLESPDDPGERSRLWFHDDVYRVLTENTGTKKITGIKVQLLESDNEICLSATTFSNMKNLKIFINCNGRFSGAVDYLPNNLRLVDWPECPLKSLPLNFNPKNLFLLNMRNSHIAGLGEGFKKLTKLTDINLSGCQSLTRISDFSGVPNLVRLNLDDCKNLTEVDPSVGFLNKLEELRLLGCYNLTVFPTTISLNSLAIFDLHGCKKLEIFPEIVGKLERLNILELGETAIKELPLSIENMTGLKYINLNGCENIANLPQSIYVLPGLESLNLSGCPKLVTLPPELPTNSNISLDYFGSVAFPNLWNVDFGKCNLSDIDTLANFGWSSKLVEIVLSNSNFESLPSCISKFVSLRVLKLCGCKRLREILELPPKIRWLHVRDCILLEIFPTLSEMIRGDGDVRLIHYMDMSNCQRLCENLAFDVSKMASVLLHQAGKCYEEINIILPGSEVPNWFSCRKDVGVVVDGTTADPGCICEIFIEIPRTFKWKNTGLVFCAAFKIMQNLSGFYTETAVNGVPIKDQGHFLFESKETDAAHVWLQYIPLPAHTKSKVDEGGDQSKPYLCRVRVYHTFREGLLLNGCGVHLGNFSMPEDGGQDDDDVGGEVGPRKKKRMLAIKS, from the exons ATGACTAaagaagcagcagcagctgcCTCATCTTCTTCAACTCCACCATGGAAATACCATGTATTCTTGAGTTTCAGAGGCGAGGACACACGCTTCAATTTCACAGGCCATTTGTGTAGAGCTTTGCGTCAAAAAGGAATTAACACCTTCATGGATGATTACCTTTCAAGAGGAGAAGAAATATCACCAGCGCTCCTCAAAGCGATTGAAGAGTCGAGGATTTCTGTCATTGTATTCTCCGAAAAATATGCTTCCTCAAGGTGGTGCTTGGACGAACTTGTTAAGATCATTGACTGCAAGAAATCAAATCAGCAAATGGTGATACCGGTATTTTACAAGGTGAGTCCCTCGGATGTTCGAAATCAGAAGGGTTGTTTTGGTGATGGACTTGCTGGCCTTGAGTGCAATTATAAGGATAACGTTGACAAGATCCACAAATGGAGGCCAGCTCTTTCAGAAGCAGGAAATTTGTCTGGGTGGACTCTCTTGGATAA GAATGAAGATGAATCGAAACTTATTCATAACATTGTTGAAGGGATTTCCGCGCAATTAATAAGCCGTACATATTTGCATGTGGCCGACTACCCAGTTGGAATAGAGCATCGTGCACAAGAAGTAAATGACCTCTTACATGTCGGGAGAAATGATGTCCGTATGGTAGGTTTATGGGGGACTGGTGGAATTGGTAAATCAACAATTGCCAAAGatgtttataataatttaatttcccACAACTTCGAAGGCAGTTGCTTTCTCAGTGAGGTTAGAGAAAAATCAATGacagaaggattggccaaattACAAGAGACACTTCTTTATGAGATTCTAGGGGATGACAAGTTGAAGGTGGCTAATGTTGATAAAGGAATCACTTTAATTAAGGAAAGATTAAGCAGTAAAAGGATTCTCTTAGTTCTTGATGATGTGAACGACATGAAACAGTTACGCTGCTTAGCTGGGGGATCAGATGGTTGGTTTGGCATGGGTAGTAGAATTATCATAACGACGAGGGATAAGAAACTGTTAACTGCTCATCATCATAATATTTCCATATACGAGGTGAAGAAATTGAACGATCATGAATCTCTCGAGCTCTTCAGTTTGAATGCCTTCAAAAGCAAAGGTCCTTTGGATGGTTATGCGGAACTTGCAGACCATGCAATACGTCGTGCTCAGGGCCTTCCATTAGTTTTGAGAGTTTTAGGTTCACATCTGTACGGTGGAAGTATAGATAACTGGCAAGATATATTAGATGGTCTGATCAAAAGCCGAGAAATTCGTGATGTTTTGAAGATAAGTTATGATGCATTGGATGTAGACGTGAAGAAAGTTTTTCTCGACATTGCGTGCTTTTTTAAAGGGGGAGGAAGTAACTATGTGATCGAAATATTAGAAGGTTGTGGGCTAAACCCCAAGTATAGCATCGACGTACTCATAAAGAAGGCCCTCGTAAATATAGATCGTGGTGTTATATGGATGCACGATTTGGTAGAAGAAATGGGTAAAGAAGAAGTTCGCCTAGAATCACCCGATGATCCTGGAGAGCGCAGCAGGTTGTGGTTTCATGACGATGTTTATCGTGTTCTGACAGAAAATACA GGAACGAAAAAGATTACAGGCATAAAGGTGCAGCTGCTTGAATCGGATAATGAGATATGCTTAAGTGCTACAACCTTCTCCAACATGAAAAAtcttaaaattttcataaactGTAATGGACGGTTTTCTGGAGCCGTTGATTACCTCCCCAACAACTTAAGGTTAGTTGATTGGCCTGAATGTCCGTTGAAATCTTTGCCGCTCAATTTTAATCCGAAGAATCTTTTTCTACTCAACATGAGGAACAGTCATATCGCAGGATTGGGGGAGGGATTTAAG AAGCTGACGAAGCTGACTGATATAAATTTATCTGGCTGTCAATCCTTAACGAGAATCTCCGACTTCTCCGGAGTTCCGAACTTAGTGAGGTTGAATCTAGATGATTGCAAAAATTTAACTGAGGTTGATCCATCAGTTGGATTTCTTAATAAACTTGAAGAACTACGTCTTCTTGGCTGCTATAACCTTACAGTGTTTCCAACAACAATAAGCTTGAATTCTCTGGCAATTTTTGATCTTCACGGTTGCAAAAAGTTGGAGATATTCCCCGAAATTGTGGGCAAACTGGAACGCCTAAATATTTTGGAACTTGGTGAAACTGCTATAAAAGAATTGCCTCTATCGATTGAAAATATGACCGGGCTGAAATACATAAATTTAAATGGATGTGAAAACATAGCAAATCTGCCGCAAAGCATTTATGTGCTGCCCGGTCTTGAAAGTCTTAATCTCAGTGGCTGCCCAAAGCTTGTTACACTCCCTCCGGAGCTTCCAACTAACTCAAACATTTCACTTGACTACTTTGGGTCAGTAGCATTTCCCAATCTGTGGAATGTAGATTTTGGTAAATGCAATTTATCGGACATTGATACCCTTGCAAATTTCGGTTGGTCTTCTAAATTAGTAGAAATTGTTCTATCTAATAGCAATTTTGAGAGTCTTCCTTCATGCATTAGCAAATTTGTGTCGTTGCGGGTACTTAAATTGTGTGGTTGCAAGAGACTTAGAGAAATTTTAGAACTTCCACCAAAGATAAGATGGCTTCACGTTCGTGATTGCATATTACTGGAAATATTTCCAACATTGTCAGAGATGATAAGGGGAGACGGAGACGTGAGACTCATTCATTATATGGACATGTCTAATTGCCAAAGGCTATGCGAAAATTTGGCTTTCGACGTCTCCAAGATGGCAAGCGTATTACTGCATCAG GCGGGGAAGTGCTATGAAGAGATAAATATTATACTTCCAGGCAGTGAAGTTCCAAATTGGTTCAGTTGCCGTAAGGACGTAGGTGTGGTGGTTGATGGCACTACAGCTGATCCTGGTTGTATAtgtgaaatttttattgaaatccCTCGGACTTTCAAATGGAAAAACACAGGACTTGTTTTCTGTGCTGCTTTCAAAATCATGCAAAATTTGTCTGGATTTTATACAGAGACTGCAGTTAATGGAGTACCTATAAAGGACCAGGGTCATTTTTTGTTTGAATCAAAAGAGACGGATGCAGCTCATGTGTGGCTACAATATATTCCATTACCGGCTCACACAAAGTCGAAGGTGGACGAGGGTGGTGATCAATCAAAGCCGTATCTGTGTCGAGTTAGAGTTTACCACACATTCAGAGAAGGGTTGCTCTTAAATGGCTGCGGTGTCCACTTGGGAAATTTCAGTATGCCCGAGGATGGTGGTCAAGATGACGACGATGTAGGAGGCGAAGTTggaccaagaaaaaagaaaaggatgtTGGCGATCAAGAGTTGA
- the LOC126618666 gene encoding TMV resistance protein N-like isoform X3 — MSTTLLKAIVESRISVIVFFGNYVSRRWCLDELVKILDCKKSNQQMVVPVIYKVSPSDVRNQKGCFGDGLAGLECNYKDNVDKIHKWRPALSEAGNLSGWTLLDKNEDESKLIHNIVEGISAQLISRTYLHVADYPVGIEHRAQEVNDLLHVGRNDVRMVGLWGTGGIGKSTIAKDVYNNLISHNFEGSCFLSEVREKSMTEGLAKLQETLLYEILGDDKLKVANVDKGITLIKERLSSKRILLVLDDVNDMKQLRCLAGGSDGWFGMGSRIIITTRDKKLLTAHHHNISIYEVKKLNDHESLELFSLNAFKSKGPLDGYAELADHAIRRAQGLPLVLRVLGSHLYGGSIDNWQDILDGLIKSREIRDVLKISYDALDVDVKKVFLDIACFFKGGGSNYVIEILEGCGLNPKYSIDVLIKKALVNIDRGVIWMHDLVEEMGKEEVRLESPDDPGERSRLWFHDDVYRVLTENTGTKKITGIKVQLLESDNEICLSATTFSNMKNLKIFINCNGRFSGAVDYLPNNLRLVDWPECPLKSLPLNFNPKNLFLLNMRNSHIAGLGEGFKKLTKLTDINLSGCQSLTRISDFSGVPNLVRLNLDDCKNLTEVDPSVGFLNKLEELRLLGCYNLTVFPTTISLNSLAIFDLHGCKKLEIFPEIVGKLERLNILELGETAIKELPLSIENMTGLKYINLNGCENIANLPQSIYVLPGLESLNLSGCPKLVTLPPELPTNSNISLDYFGSVAFPNLWNVDFGKCNLSDIDTLANFGWSSKLVEIVLSNSNFESLPSCISKFVSLRVLKLCGCKRLREILELPPKIRWLHVRDCILLEIFPTLSEMIRGDGDVRLIHYMDMSNCQRLCENLAFDVSKMASVLLHQAGKCYEEINIILPGSEVPNWFSCRKDVGVVVDGTTADPGCICEIFIEIPRTFKWKNTGLVFCAAFKIMQNLSGFYTETAVNGVPIKDQGHFLFESKETDAAHVWLQYIPLPAHTKSKVDEGGDQSKPYLCRVRVYHTFREGLLLNGCGVHLGNFSMPEDGGQDDDDVGGEVGPRKKKRMLAIKS, encoded by the exons GTGAGTCCCTCGGATGTTCGAAATCAGAAGGGTTGTTTTGGTGATGGACTTGCTGGCCTTGAGTGCAATTATAAGGATAACGTTGACAAGATCCACAAATGGAGGCCAGCTCTTTCAGAAGCAGGAAATTTGTCTGGGTGGACTCTCTTGGATAA GAATGAAGATGAATCGAAACTTATTCATAACATTGTTGAAGGGATTTCCGCGCAATTAATAAGCCGTACATATTTGCATGTGGCCGACTACCCAGTTGGAATAGAGCATCGTGCACAAGAAGTAAATGACCTCTTACATGTCGGGAGAAATGATGTCCGTATGGTAGGTTTATGGGGGACTGGTGGAATTGGTAAATCAACAATTGCCAAAGatgtttataataatttaatttcccACAACTTCGAAGGCAGTTGCTTTCTCAGTGAGGTTAGAGAAAAATCAATGacagaaggattggccaaattACAAGAGACACTTCTTTATGAGATTCTAGGGGATGACAAGTTGAAGGTGGCTAATGTTGATAAAGGAATCACTTTAATTAAGGAAAGATTAAGCAGTAAAAGGATTCTCTTAGTTCTTGATGATGTGAACGACATGAAACAGTTACGCTGCTTAGCTGGGGGATCAGATGGTTGGTTTGGCATGGGTAGTAGAATTATCATAACGACGAGGGATAAGAAACTGTTAACTGCTCATCATCATAATATTTCCATATACGAGGTGAAGAAATTGAACGATCATGAATCTCTCGAGCTCTTCAGTTTGAATGCCTTCAAAAGCAAAGGTCCTTTGGATGGTTATGCGGAACTTGCAGACCATGCAATACGTCGTGCTCAGGGCCTTCCATTAGTTTTGAGAGTTTTAGGTTCACATCTGTACGGTGGAAGTATAGATAACTGGCAAGATATATTAGATGGTCTGATCAAAAGCCGAGAAATTCGTGATGTTTTGAAGATAAGTTATGATGCATTGGATGTAGACGTGAAGAAAGTTTTTCTCGACATTGCGTGCTTTTTTAAAGGGGGAGGAAGTAACTATGTGATCGAAATATTAGAAGGTTGTGGGCTAAACCCCAAGTATAGCATCGACGTACTCATAAAGAAGGCCCTCGTAAATATAGATCGTGGTGTTATATGGATGCACGATTTGGTAGAAGAAATGGGTAAAGAAGAAGTTCGCCTAGAATCACCCGATGATCCTGGAGAGCGCAGCAGGTTGTGGTTTCATGACGATGTTTATCGTGTTCTGACAGAAAATACA GGAACGAAAAAGATTACAGGCATAAAGGTGCAGCTGCTTGAATCGGATAATGAGATATGCTTAAGTGCTACAACCTTCTCCAACATGAAAAAtcttaaaattttcataaactGTAATGGACGGTTTTCTGGAGCCGTTGATTACCTCCCCAACAACTTAAGGTTAGTTGATTGGCCTGAATGTCCGTTGAAATCTTTGCCGCTCAATTTTAATCCGAAGAATCTTTTTCTACTCAACATGAGGAACAGTCATATCGCAGGATTGGGGGAGGGATTTAAG AAGCTGACGAAGCTGACTGATATAAATTTATCTGGCTGTCAATCCTTAACGAGAATCTCCGACTTCTCCGGAGTTCCGAACTTAGTGAGGTTGAATCTAGATGATTGCAAAAATTTAACTGAGGTTGATCCATCAGTTGGATTTCTTAATAAACTTGAAGAACTACGTCTTCTTGGCTGCTATAACCTTACAGTGTTTCCAACAACAATAAGCTTGAATTCTCTGGCAATTTTTGATCTTCACGGTTGCAAAAAGTTGGAGATATTCCCCGAAATTGTGGGCAAACTGGAACGCCTAAATATTTTGGAACTTGGTGAAACTGCTATAAAAGAATTGCCTCTATCGATTGAAAATATGACCGGGCTGAAATACATAAATTTAAATGGATGTGAAAACATAGCAAATCTGCCGCAAAGCATTTATGTGCTGCCCGGTCTTGAAAGTCTTAATCTCAGTGGCTGCCCAAAGCTTGTTACACTCCCTCCGGAGCTTCCAACTAACTCAAACATTTCACTTGACTACTTTGGGTCAGTAGCATTTCCCAATCTGTGGAATGTAGATTTTGGTAAATGCAATTTATCGGACATTGATACCCTTGCAAATTTCGGTTGGTCTTCTAAATTAGTAGAAATTGTTCTATCTAATAGCAATTTTGAGAGTCTTCCTTCATGCATTAGCAAATTTGTGTCGTTGCGGGTACTTAAATTGTGTGGTTGCAAGAGACTTAGAGAAATTTTAGAACTTCCACCAAAGATAAGATGGCTTCACGTTCGTGATTGCATATTACTGGAAATATTTCCAACATTGTCAGAGATGATAAGGGGAGACGGAGACGTGAGACTCATTCATTATATGGACATGTCTAATTGCCAAAGGCTATGCGAAAATTTGGCTTTCGACGTCTCCAAGATGGCAAGCGTATTACTGCATCAG GCGGGGAAGTGCTATGAAGAGATAAATATTATACTTCCAGGCAGTGAAGTTCCAAATTGGTTCAGTTGCCGTAAGGACGTAGGTGTGGTGGTTGATGGCACTACAGCTGATCCTGGTTGTATAtgtgaaatttttattgaaatccCTCGGACTTTCAAATGGAAAAACACAGGACTTGTTTTCTGTGCTGCTTTCAAAATCATGCAAAATTTGTCTGGATTTTATACAGAGACTGCAGTTAATGGAGTACCTATAAAGGACCAGGGTCATTTTTTGTTTGAATCAAAAGAGACGGATGCAGCTCATGTGTGGCTACAATATATTCCATTACCGGCTCACACAAAGTCGAAGGTGGACGAGGGTGGTGATCAATCAAAGCCGTATCTGTGTCGAGTTAGAGTTTACCACACATTCAGAGAAGGGTTGCTCTTAAATGGCTGCGGTGTCCACTTGGGAAATTTCAGTATGCCCGAGGATGGTGGTCAAGATGACGACGATGTAGGAGGCGAAGTTggaccaagaaaaaagaaaaggatgtTGGCGATCAAGAGTTGA
- the LOC126618666 gene encoding TMV resistance protein N-like isoform X2 has protein sequence MDDYLSRGEEISPALLKAIEESRISVIVFSEKYASSRWCLDELVKIIDCKKSNQQMVIPVFYKVSPSDVRNQKGCFGDGLAGLECNYKDNVDKIHKWRPALSEAGNLSGWTLLDKNEDESKLIHNIVEGISAQLISRTYLHVADYPVGIEHRAQEVNDLLHVGRNDVRMVGLWGTGGIGKSTIAKDVYNNLISHNFEGSCFLSEVREKSMTEGLAKLQETLLYEILGDDKLKVANVDKGITLIKERLSSKRILLVLDDVNDMKQLRCLAGGSDGWFGMGSRIIITTRDKKLLTAHHHNISIYEVKKLNDHESLELFSLNAFKSKGPLDGYAELADHAIRRAQGLPLVLRVLGSHLYGGSIDNWQDILDGLIKSREIRDVLKISYDALDVDVKKVFLDIACFFKGGGSNYVIEILEGCGLNPKYSIDVLIKKALVNIDRGVIWMHDLVEEMGKEEVRLESPDDPGERSRLWFHDDVYRVLTENTGTKKITGIKVQLLESDNEICLSATTFSNMKNLKIFINCNGRFSGAVDYLPNNLRLVDWPECPLKSLPLNFNPKNLFLLNMRNSHIAGLGEGFKKLTKLTDINLSGCQSLTRISDFSGVPNLVRLNLDDCKNLTEVDPSVGFLNKLEELRLLGCYNLTVFPTTISLNSLAIFDLHGCKKLEIFPEIVGKLERLNILELGETAIKELPLSIENMTGLKYINLNGCENIANLPQSIYVLPGLESLNLSGCPKLVTLPPELPTNSNISLDYFGSVAFPNLWNVDFGKCNLSDIDTLANFGWSSKLVEIVLSNSNFESLPSCISKFVSLRVLKLCGCKRLREILELPPKIRWLHVRDCILLEIFPTLSEMIRGDGDVRLIHYMDMSNCQRLCENLAFDVSKMASVLLHQAGKCYEEINIILPGSEVPNWFSCRKDVGVVVDGTTADPGCICEIFIEIPRTFKWKNTGLVFCAAFKIMQNLSGFYTETAVNGVPIKDQGHFLFESKETDAAHVWLQYIPLPAHTKSKVDEGGDQSKPYLCRVRVYHTFREGLLLNGCGVHLGNFSMPEDGGQDDDDVGGEVGPRKKKRMLAIKS, from the exons ATGGATGATTACCTTTCAAGAGGAGAAGAAATATCACCAGCGCTCCTCAAAGCGATTGAAGAGTCGAGGATTTCTGTCATTGTATTCTCCGAAAAATATGCTTCCTCAAGGTGGTGCTTGGACGAACTTGTTAAGATCATTGACTGCAAGAAATCAAATCAGCAAATGGTGATACCGGTATTTTACAAGGTGAGTCCCTCGGATGTTCGAAATCAGAAGGGTTGTTTTGGTGATGGACTTGCTGGCCTTGAGTGCAATTATAAGGATAACGTTGACAAGATCCACAAATGGAGGCCAGCTCTTTCAGAAGCAGGAAATTTGTCTGGGTGGACTCTCTTGGATAA GAATGAAGATGAATCGAAACTTATTCATAACATTGTTGAAGGGATTTCCGCGCAATTAATAAGCCGTACATATTTGCATGTGGCCGACTACCCAGTTGGAATAGAGCATCGTGCACAAGAAGTAAATGACCTCTTACATGTCGGGAGAAATGATGTCCGTATGGTAGGTTTATGGGGGACTGGTGGAATTGGTAAATCAACAATTGCCAAAGatgtttataataatttaatttcccACAACTTCGAAGGCAGTTGCTTTCTCAGTGAGGTTAGAGAAAAATCAATGacagaaggattggccaaattACAAGAGACACTTCTTTATGAGATTCTAGGGGATGACAAGTTGAAGGTGGCTAATGTTGATAAAGGAATCACTTTAATTAAGGAAAGATTAAGCAGTAAAAGGATTCTCTTAGTTCTTGATGATGTGAACGACATGAAACAGTTACGCTGCTTAGCTGGGGGATCAGATGGTTGGTTTGGCATGGGTAGTAGAATTATCATAACGACGAGGGATAAGAAACTGTTAACTGCTCATCATCATAATATTTCCATATACGAGGTGAAGAAATTGAACGATCATGAATCTCTCGAGCTCTTCAGTTTGAATGCCTTCAAAAGCAAAGGTCCTTTGGATGGTTATGCGGAACTTGCAGACCATGCAATACGTCGTGCTCAGGGCCTTCCATTAGTTTTGAGAGTTTTAGGTTCACATCTGTACGGTGGAAGTATAGATAACTGGCAAGATATATTAGATGGTCTGATCAAAAGCCGAGAAATTCGTGATGTTTTGAAGATAAGTTATGATGCATTGGATGTAGACGTGAAGAAAGTTTTTCTCGACATTGCGTGCTTTTTTAAAGGGGGAGGAAGTAACTATGTGATCGAAATATTAGAAGGTTGTGGGCTAAACCCCAAGTATAGCATCGACGTACTCATAAAGAAGGCCCTCGTAAATATAGATCGTGGTGTTATATGGATGCACGATTTGGTAGAAGAAATGGGTAAAGAAGAAGTTCGCCTAGAATCACCCGATGATCCTGGAGAGCGCAGCAGGTTGTGGTTTCATGACGATGTTTATCGTGTTCTGACAGAAAATACA GGAACGAAAAAGATTACAGGCATAAAGGTGCAGCTGCTTGAATCGGATAATGAGATATGCTTAAGTGCTACAACCTTCTCCAACATGAAAAAtcttaaaattttcataaactGTAATGGACGGTTTTCTGGAGCCGTTGATTACCTCCCCAACAACTTAAGGTTAGTTGATTGGCCTGAATGTCCGTTGAAATCTTTGCCGCTCAATTTTAATCCGAAGAATCTTTTTCTACTCAACATGAGGAACAGTCATATCGCAGGATTGGGGGAGGGATTTAAG AAGCTGACGAAGCTGACTGATATAAATTTATCTGGCTGTCAATCCTTAACGAGAATCTCCGACTTCTCCGGAGTTCCGAACTTAGTGAGGTTGAATCTAGATGATTGCAAAAATTTAACTGAGGTTGATCCATCAGTTGGATTTCTTAATAAACTTGAAGAACTACGTCTTCTTGGCTGCTATAACCTTACAGTGTTTCCAACAACAATAAGCTTGAATTCTCTGGCAATTTTTGATCTTCACGGTTGCAAAAAGTTGGAGATATTCCCCGAAATTGTGGGCAAACTGGAACGCCTAAATATTTTGGAACTTGGTGAAACTGCTATAAAAGAATTGCCTCTATCGATTGAAAATATGACCGGGCTGAAATACATAAATTTAAATGGATGTGAAAACATAGCAAATCTGCCGCAAAGCATTTATGTGCTGCCCGGTCTTGAAAGTCTTAATCTCAGTGGCTGCCCAAAGCTTGTTACACTCCCTCCGGAGCTTCCAACTAACTCAAACATTTCACTTGACTACTTTGGGTCAGTAGCATTTCCCAATCTGTGGAATGTAGATTTTGGTAAATGCAATTTATCGGACATTGATACCCTTGCAAATTTCGGTTGGTCTTCTAAATTAGTAGAAATTGTTCTATCTAATAGCAATTTTGAGAGTCTTCCTTCATGCATTAGCAAATTTGTGTCGTTGCGGGTACTTAAATTGTGTGGTTGCAAGAGACTTAGAGAAATTTTAGAACTTCCACCAAAGATAAGATGGCTTCACGTTCGTGATTGCATATTACTGGAAATATTTCCAACATTGTCAGAGATGATAAGGGGAGACGGAGACGTGAGACTCATTCATTATATGGACATGTCTAATTGCCAAAGGCTATGCGAAAATTTGGCTTTCGACGTCTCCAAGATGGCAAGCGTATTACTGCATCAG GCGGGGAAGTGCTATGAAGAGATAAATATTATACTTCCAGGCAGTGAAGTTCCAAATTGGTTCAGTTGCCGTAAGGACGTAGGTGTGGTGGTTGATGGCACTACAGCTGATCCTGGTTGTATAtgtgaaatttttattgaaatccCTCGGACTTTCAAATGGAAAAACACAGGACTTGTTTTCTGTGCTGCTTTCAAAATCATGCAAAATTTGTCTGGATTTTATACAGAGACTGCAGTTAATGGAGTACCTATAAAGGACCAGGGTCATTTTTTGTTTGAATCAAAAGAGACGGATGCAGCTCATGTGTGGCTACAATATATTCCATTACCGGCTCACACAAAGTCGAAGGTGGACGAGGGTGGTGATCAATCAAAGCCGTATCTGTGTCGAGTTAGAGTTTACCACACATTCAGAGAAGGGTTGCTCTTAAATGGCTGCGGTGTCCACTTGGGAAATTTCAGTATGCCCGAGGATGGTGGTCAAGATGACGACGATGTAGGAGGCGAAGTTggaccaagaaaaaagaaaaggatgtTGGCGATCAAGAGTTGA